The following is a genomic window from Clostridium sp..
GTTAAATTAAACAGCCTTGAAGATCTGGTACCAAAAGATCATTTATTGAGAAAAATAGATAAATCTATAGATTTTAATTTTATATATGATGAAGTGGAAGAACTATATTCTGATTTTGGGAGGACAAGTATTGATCCGGTGGTTCTCATAAAGATAGTACTCATCCAGTATATCTTTGGAATACTTTCAATAAGACAAACTGTAAGAGATATTCAAGACTTACCTACATTTAACAAGAACTATGAGAGAAGATTTAAAAATACTGAAATATTCACAAACATATTTGTAAAAATACTTGAGACAGTTGAAAAAGAAGGATTTTTAGTACCTGAGCAGGTGTATATTGACTCAACCCACATAAAAGCAAGTGGTAAACAAGAAAAAATTCAAAAGAGTTAATATACAGGTTGAGGTGAAAAAACACAAAGATAAACTGGACAGCGAAATCGATGCCGACAGGCAGCATCATGGTAAAAAGCCATTAAAAAAACTAAAAAAATAGAAACAAGGGAAGTTGTGCAGAGCACTACCGATAAAGAAAGTTGAATGTTCTATAAAAATGAGAAGGAGAAATGCTATGAGTGTGGAATTCCGTGCGATTAAGCTAAAACAAATTATAATCGGATGGATGAACTGCTTCAAGCTGGCAGATATGAAAAGTACACTTAAAACATTAGATAAGTGGCTGAGAAAAAGGATTCGATTATGCTGTTGGAAACAATGGAAGAAAATCAAGACAAAGTATGATAATTTAAAAAGGCTTGGTATTGATGAATATAAAGCATGGGAGTATGCCATACAAGAAAAGGCTATTGGAGGATATCCAAAGCCCTATTTTGTCCAGAACACTATCTAATAAATCTTAAAGAGCAAGACTTTATAACATTAGCCGAGAGATATCTATAATTAGGTAATTCTTATTGAACCGCTGTGTACCGAACGATACGCACAATGGTGTGAAAGGTCGCTGAATAAAATAATTATTCAGCTCCTACTCGATTGTTAAAGACATTAGCTATAGTTGTAGTTAACAATTCTTCTTTATAATCAGCATTGTAAGAAAAAACAAATGTAATGCTTTTATAATAGAGGAGCAAAAAAAGACAGGATTTACACTGGCGGCTGATATATAATATAGAAAAACTTAGAGGAGGGAGTTGATCTTAGATGAATTATAATGTTTGTATTAGGAAATCCATTGAATATATAAATAGTAATCTGGATAAAAAAATAGGGCTTCAAGATATTGCAGGGAAGGTGTTTCTGTCGAAGTTTCATTTTCATAGAATCTTTCATGCTGCTACAGGAGAATCGGTAGCCGAATATATAAGGAGAAGAAGACTTGAAGAAGCTGCGAAGGAGCTTGTAAATACGGAAAGCAAAATTGTGGATATAGCATTGAAATATCAATTTAGTTCACAGGAAGCTTTTACGAAAGCATTTAAAAAACTTTATGGAGCACCTCCCAGGAAGTTCAGAAAAAATCCAAACAACGGTATTGTTTTTATGGCAGCATAAATACAGTAAAGGAGTGGTTTGATGAGTTATGTGCCAGTTGTTGTTGAACATACACATTCGGGAGAACGTTCCTATGATATATATTCCAGACTTCTAGAGGACAGGATAGTAATGTTGAATGAGGAGGTGACGGATGCAACGGCAAGTGTCATTGTGGCACAGCTTTTGTATCTCGAATCCGAGAACCCTGATGAAGATATCAATTTTTATATAAATAGCCCAGGAGGATCAACTACCGCTGGGATGGCAATATACGATACAATGCAGTATATAAAGCCGGATGTGTCAACCATATGTATTGGTATGGCCGCCAGTATGGCATCCTTTTTACTGATGGCAGGTACAAAGGGGAAAAGGTATGCGCTTCCAAATAGTGAGATATTGATTCATCAGCCATCAGTATATGGAGGAATGCAGGGCCAGGCTACGGATATAGAAATTCACACCAGGTGGCTTCTTGAAACCAAGAAAAAAATAAATGGAATATACAGTGAAAGAACAGGGAAGCCTATTGAAAAGGTAGAAAAAGATATGGAAAGGGATTATTTTATGTCTGCAAAAGAGGCTGTGGATTACGGAATAGTAGACGAAGTGCTTTCTAAAAAATAATATGATAGTTCAATATTAAAAAAGGGCCTTGAATAAAGGCCTTTTTTGTACTTAAATGGATTTTTTGAATTACTTATTATAATATGTAGGTATAAGAATTTTTAATAAATGGAAAAGAGGTAGATACTGTTATGGGAAATAAAATTCTCGTTGTATACTATTCACTTGAAGGAAATACAAAGTTGATAGCCGAAGCTATCTCAAAAGCTGTATCAGGTGATGCACTGGAGATAAAGCCCCAAAATGATATAGATCCAAACAGCAAGATGAGATATTTGATAGGTGGTAAAAAATCTGTGACCAGGGAAAAACCGGAGCTTTTGTCCTATGATATAAAGTCGGAAGAGTATGATGTTTTATTTATTGGAACTCCAGTCTGGGCGTGGAATTTTGCTCCTGCCATGAGAAGCTTTTTTGCCAGGACTAGTTTGAGACATAAGAAGATAGCTTTGTTTAGCTGCAACGGTGGAAATAATGGAAAAACTTTTGAAAATATGATGTGATATAATTATTTATGTTAAATTTATTATAGGAAAAGGGGGGAAGTCCGCTGAATGATAAAATTCTGCATATGCAGTCAGTTTTATTATTCGACGGTATTGTTATGAATTATAAAGATGTGTTAAAAAATGCACGGGAAAACTTGGAGGGAAGCTGCAGGGTATGTCCTGTTTGTAACGGCAATGCCTGTGCCGGCGAAGTGCCAGGTATGGGCGGCAAGGGAACAGGGGACTCTTTCAAAGAAAATTTTGATGCACTTGGCAGGTATAAATTGAATATGAGAGTCATACATAATGCCAAAAATCCGGACACTTCCATAGAATTGTTTAGGAGAAAGATGGATATACCTGTTTTGGCAGCTCCAGTTTCAGGAACCACGCTTAATATGGGAGGGAAGTTTACTGAAGAAGAATATATCTCCTGGGTCATAGGCGGATGTCTCGATGGTGGAATATATCCTATAGTGGGAGATACTGCTGTGGATTCTTTTTTGATAACTAATTTGGAAAAGTTAAAGCAGTATAATGGTAATGGTATAGCTGTAATAAAACCCTGGGAAAATAAAAACGTTATAAGCAAAATAAAAATTGCAGAAGAGGCAGGGGTTTTTGCTGTAGGAATGGATATAGATGCAGCAGGACTCATAACCCTGGCACTCCATGGAAAACCTGTAGGACCTAAAACTATAGAGGAGATAAAGGAGATTGTGGAAAGTACCGAACTTCCATTTATATTAAAGGGTATAATGACACCGGATGAAGCAGAACTTGCTGTGAGGGCCGGAGTGGACGCCATAGTGGTTTCCAATCATGGAGGCAGGGTTCTAGATCAGACTCCGGGAGTGGCGGAAGTGCTTCCCAATATAGCAAAGGCAGTTAAGGGGAAGATTACAATATTGGCAGATGGCGGAATCAGAAGCGGTGTGGATGTACTTAAAATGTTGGCACTTGGTGCAGATGCAGTACTTATAGGAAGACCTTTTGTAACTGCATCCTTTGGCGGGCAGCGAGAAGGTGTAAAATTGTATGTGGAAAGTTTAAAGAGTGAACTGAAGTCAGCCATGGTTTTAACGGGTTGTAACTCCATTCGGGACGTAAGCAGCAGGATATTGTATAGCACAAAATTATAATTGACTGGGTGCTTAATCGGAAAGAAAGGATAGAACTTATGAGTATCAATATTTTGGTTGTAGACGATGAACAGTCCATAGCGGATCTGATTGAAGTTTATTTAAAAAATGAAGGTTTTACAATATATAAATTTTATAACGGTCAGGATGCGCTGCGGTGTGTTGAGTCGGAACAGTTGGAGCTTGCAATACTTGATGTAATGCTGCCGGATATTGATGGTTTTACTCTCTGCCGGAAAATCAGGGAAAGTAATAATTTCCCTATTATCATGCTGACTGCCAAAGAAGAAGAGATTGACAAGATTACCGGATTGACATTAGGTGCAGATGATTACATAACAAAACCTTTTCGCCCTCTGGAGCTTGTTGCCCGTGTCAAGGCGCAGCTCAGGAGATTTACCAAATATAATTCTGCGGAGCCAAATCAGGAAGAACACTTGATTGCCTTTTCAGGACTGGTACTGGACATGGACACCCATGAATGTACGCTGAATGAAAAAAAGCTGTCTTTAACTCCTACAGAGTTTTCAATTCTCTGGGTTCTTTGCTCCAATTGTGGACGGGTGGTAAGTTCGGAAGAATTGTTCCATGAGGTATGGAAAGACAAGTATTTCACCAACAGCAATAATACTGTAATGGTTCATATCAGGCATCTAAGAGAAAAAATGCATGACAGCGCGGAGCATCATAAATATATCAAAACGGTATGGGGAGTTGGTTATAAAATTGAAAAGTAAGATAGATAAAAGAAGAAATGATTATACCAAATTAAAAGGGAAAGTATTTTTTCAGATGCTTCTGATTACAGTTGCCGCGGCTGTGATTGTTTATCTATTGCGCCATATTCTTCGCGGACAGATCGGAGATCGTATTGTTAGATATTTGGTCAGCGCTTTTCATTTTCAAAATTCGGACGCACAGGAAATCTATCAGTTGGTGATCCGCAACAATATGGAAATGATCCTTTTCGTTGTAATCCTAATATTTTTAGCCGTCCTTTTTCGATTTTCTGTTTCCTGGTTTACCAAATATTTTGATGAAATAAGTACTGAAATGGATAAACTTACTGAGGAGTCTGATGAAGAAATTACATTATCACCGGAATTGGATTTTATGGAAAATAAGCTTAATCAGATAAAAAGCAATCTGGAAAAGCAAAAGAAAGCTGCTCTTGATGCCGAGCAGCGCAAAAATGATCTGGTAGTTTACCTGGCTCATGATATAAAGACACCTCTGACCTCCGTTATAGGCTACTTAAGTCTTCTGGATGAAGCTCCTGATATGCCTCCTGAACAGAAGGCAAAATATGTTGGCATTACCCTGGAAAAAGCTTATCGATTGGAGCAGCTTATAGATGAGTTTTTTGAGATCACAAGATTTAATCTTCAAACTATTGTTTTGAATAAAGAAAAAATCAATTTACTGTTCATGCTCCAGCAGATGGCGGACGAATTCTATCCAATGCTGACTCCACAGGGAAAGCAGGTATCCGTCAATGTGCCTGACAACCTTATTCTGTGGGGAGATGCGGACAAACTGGCCCGTGTATTCAATAATATTCTGAAAAATGCCATAGCCTACAGCCATGAAAACAGCGTCATTGACATTTCCGCCGGGCAGCAGGATAAAAATATCGTTATAACTTTTACTAATAAGGGGAATCCAATTCCACGAGAAAAACTGGGAACGATATTTGAAAAATTTTTTCGGCTGGACACATCACGTTCCACCAATACAGGTGGTGCCGGGCTTGGATTGGCTATTGCCAAGGAAATCGTAAATGCCCATGGAGGTAATATTTCTGTGCAAAGTGATACAGAAAAGACAGTTTTTACTGTGGTGCTCCCACTTATATGTTAACTCTAATTTTAAATACGAATTGCAGTAAAGGTATTAAAAATGGGTAAAACACAAACAGCATACCGGCGAATGCAATGGCCATATAAAAGCATGCTTCTTCATGAAGGAGCAGGGGTATTTTTCCCGTATTGGTACTTTGAATAGAAATCCTGTCCTGCAGTTTTGATAAATACTTTTTCAGCAGCCTGAAAGTTACCCATCCAATTAACGCTCCGAGAGTATTCATCAGTAAATCATCAATATCCGTTATTCTTCTATTGAACAATTGACTCAATTCTATTATAAAAGAGAATGTGACACCTGATAATGCTGTTTTCCATAATACTTCATACTTTTTCCAAATACATGGGAGCATAAATCCAAGAGGTATAAAAAGCAATATATTTTCCATGTATGGGCGGGCGTTCTCCGCAATCCAGCGAAATGGAATCAGATTAATCTCATCCGGTGAAATATTCAATCCCTTTGGTGTTATTATTCCAAAGCTGTTACGGACAATATCTCCTATGGAAGCAATACCAGTAAAACTCAGCACGCCAGTAAGATAGTACACAAAGATATATACGATTATAATATGTTCAATTGACAGTTTACGGCCAGTCTTTTTGCTTTGAGAGGTCAGTAGTATATGGTATGGAATCAAGAATGGCAAAGTACCAATAAAACATGTAATCGACACTATAATAATAAACATTAGATTCACCTCCGTTGTAATTGACTCGTTCATAATAGCATATAAAAAAAAGAAATGTCTTAATAAAACCTTAAGAAATTCATAAGATGGAATTACAACATGGCTCTTTTTTCTGTGGTTAAATAATACCAGTACAGAATAAGGAGCTGTTTTATATGGTACAAAAAGAAAAAATGGAAAACTCAAAAATATACATACTTGTAATATTTCTATTGATGGCTGTCATTGTTGCTGGTGTTTATAAATTCATCATTACCTCGGAAAACAAAAATATCTTTAAGATAGAACCGGATTCAACTGTCTCCATATCTCCCGATAAGCTGAACAGCCCCAATGTTATTCTGATCCGTTTAAAAGATCATGCTATCCTGATGCAAAAAAACAGCGAAGAAAAAATCTATCCTGCTTCTTTGACTAAAATTATGACAGCCGTTGTTGCAATAGAAAACTTATCTGATCTCAATGAAGAAATAAGACTTACCAAGTCCACATTTCAGGGGCTGTACAAAGCAGATGCATCGATGACAGGCTTTCAACCGGGTGAAAAGGTAAGTACCATTGATCTTTTATATGGGGCACTGCTTCCAAGCGGTGCAGAGTCCTGTATTGGGCTTGCAGATCAAATTGCAGGTTCGGAGCAGGGATTTGTAACGATGATGAATCGAAAGGCGGCAGATCTTGGTATGGACAATACCCATTTTGAAAATGCAACGGGACTTCACAATGAAAACCATTATACAACAATAAAGGATCTGGCTATTCTTCTAAACTATGCATTGAAAAATGATACTTTCCGGGAGATTTTTACTTCGTCCCGTCATTCCACACAACCTACGAACAAGCACCCCGGAGGGATAACCTTTTATAGTACCTTGTTTCAAGAACTCAACAATCAAAACATTATTGGCGGGGAAATTTTAGGAGGGAAAACTGGATATACCGATGAGGCAGGGCTGTGTCTCGCCAGTTTTGCCAAAGTGGGCAGACAGGAATATATTCTGATTTCAGCTGGTGCGAAGGGGAATCACAATTCACAGCAGTATAATATTACCGATGCATTAGCTGTATACAACAGTATAGGAAAATAATACTATAGTATTTACATGGATAGACGATAAAAATATAAAGAATATTTTACATAAGGGGGGGAACTTTGAATATGATGATAGGTTCTGTATCAACAAGATCATTTTTTAATGAAGGGACTGTGAAATCACAGAATAATATGTATGATGCTGAAATCAAATCACTTCAGGATCAGAAAACACAAATTCAAAAGCAAATTGACCAAATAAAAAGCGGCAGTGCAAATACACAGATAAAAGAACAGCTGATATCTGCACTAAAAGAGCAGATGGAACAGATAGACTCTCAGATTCAGCAAAAACAAATGGAGAGGTTCCAGCAGCAAAAAACAAATGGCGACAATGAAAATTCCAATCAGGTTAATGCTGACAATGCAATGGATAAAAACGGTACTCATGATGATTATCTACTGATGGATATGGCAGCGTCTTATAAAAGTATAAAAAAAGTAGGCGGTATAAAAACTTCTCTTGAATCTTCGGCGGCTGTTTTAAGGGAAGAAGCTAATTTGGATGAGGGAAGAGACAAATTCCATCATGCGGGGAAACAAATTGCTGAAAAGAGAGCAAAAGCCAATGAAAATATTGCACACAGCAATACATTGAATTCTGAAATTTCCAAACAGTCATCCAGGATAGATGAAGATATTAAGTATACTGTAGAATACAAGGACGATTTAACCTATGGAAGTAATATTGAAAATGAGAATGATATAAAAAGCGATGATGGTAAGGTTAATGGTTCAAGAAATCTTGAAAAAATGGATAAAAAGAGCTTAGATACCCTAGCTTAATATGAAATAACTGTGAGACTGCAGAAAGAGCTTTTTATGATATATTAAAATATCATGGAGAGCCTTTTATTATGTGGAAAATTAATCAAGTCTTAAAATAACCTCAATTGTAAATTAAATTGCAACCCTTGCGATTCCAGTTTCACATAATCCATACAAAAATAAATATTTATAATATGTGGTTGCATCTTGGATTGCAGAAGATTGGCGATTAGCCAGTCTTTTTGTTTGCTAATTGTTATAATTTCATATATCCTTTATTAGTTGGCGGCAGAAATGGAGGATATATGTCAAAGTTTTTTATTTATGAAGCGAGATTAGATTTGCAAAAGTACCTAAAGGAAGGCCTTTCATTTAAAGAAATCGCTCGCCGTATGGGAAAAGATCCAACCACTATTTCCAGAGAAGTTCGTAAATACAGTTCTGAAGTAGCAACAGGCTATCCTGGATTTCCATTTAACGCTTGCAAGAATCGCTTTAACTGTAGATTAAAAAGCATTTGTGGAAAGGACTGTAGCAGGAAATCTGTAACCTATTGTAAACTATGCTCTTCCTGTAACACGAACTGCAAAGAGTACATAGAAGAAATATGTACTGCAAAATATCGTGTTCCTTATGTCTGCAATGGCTGTGAAGCCATTGGCAAATGCACTCTCATGAAAAGTATCTATGATGCTGAACATGCTCACATCAAAGCTCACGAGAAGATTTCTAACTCTAGAAGTGGTCTTTGCGTTTCTGAAAATGAAATTAGCAGATTGAATCGTATAATTTCACCACTCATTCAAAATGGGCAGTCTGTCAATCAGATTTACATTAATCATCAGGATGAGTTGATGTGTAGTGAAAAGACCATTTATAACTATATTGATGCCTGTCTTTTTGATATTAGAAATATCGACCTTCCACGAAAAGTAAGATTTCGTGAACGCTATAAAAAGCCGGAGTTCAAGGTGGATAAAGGCTGCCGCATTAGCCGCAACTACAAAGATTTTGAAACCTTTATTAACAAGAATCCTGATACTGCAATTGTGCAGATGGATTCTGTCATGGGAGTCAAGGGCGGTAAATGTCTTTTAACTATTCACTTTGTTGACTGCAGCCTGATGCTTGCGTCCCTGAGGGATGCCAACACTTCAAAGTCTGTTACTGATGTATTTAATCATCTTGATAAGATACTTGGCCAGGAATTGTTTTCAGAGTTATTTCCTATCATTCTTACAGACAACGGGAGTGAGTTTTCCAACCCAAAAGCCATTGAATATCGGGATAGATTTCCATTTTTGCGTACACATATATTTTATTGCGATGCAGGTAGTCCTTATCAAAAAGGTGCTATCGAAGTAAACCATGAATTGATTCGTCGGGTTCTTCCAAAAGGTAGTAGCTTTAATGAACTTACACAGGATGATATCAATCTGATGATGAATCATATTAATTCCTACAAAAGAAAAAAGCTGAATAAACGCAGTCCGTACGAAACATTCAGCTTTTACCACGGAGAAGAGGTTTTGCATAAACTTGGATGTTATCCGGTTGCCGCCGGAGATATCATGCTAAAACTAGCTCTTCTTAAAAAGTAATCTTTAAATAATCAGTGCCGCCAACCTATTATCTGACCAAAGATTCAAGGGTGGATTCTCCGATTACAAAAAAATCGAGAGGGAGTTGACCTCCATTTGGCATGCTTATTTTTCACAATCATACACCAGAAATGAAGAGAAATCAAACAGCATTTGAATTACAAATGTGGCTCTTCGCTTACAAAACTGGACTTTAGGTTACAAAAACTGCGTTTCATTTACAAGGATTAAGTTTTAAATTACAAACATAGTTTTTCGTTTTACAAAGTGGCATCTCATCTTTCAATTAATCAAGTCTTAAAATAATGCAATATATATTTGACATTGTATCTAATTTATATTACAATATGTAATATAAATTAGATATGACAATCAAGAGGGGGCTATGGATGAAAAATAAGCGAATGAAAATTGCCCGTATTGAACATGACATGAAACAGGAAGATCTTGCAAAAGCCGTCGGGGTTACACGTCAGACTATTGGTATGATTGAATCGGGAAATTATAATCCATCGTTGAAATTGTGTATTTCAATATGCAAAGCACTTGACAAGACATTGGACGAATTGTTCTGGGAGGGGATTGAAGAATGAGAAAAAAGCTAATTGAAGATGAGAGAATTGCAGCTCAAAGACGTAAAATTCAAAGTGATGCCTGTGGTATATTGCTTATTGTACTGCTTGTTTCAACACTTGTTCAGCAGTATGTTTTTGATGCACCTTTTTCACAGTATGCTGTAGAATTTGTGTGCTTTGTGGGAGTTTCCATATATATTGTAATTAGAAATATCATTTTAGGAAATGATCTCTATGGAACAAAAAATAATGGTAAGAAATTAGTGATGGTGAACAGTCTTGTAACTGGTATTACAATAACTGTTATTGTAGGAATTTCAAATTATATAAGATATAGTGAAAAATTTACACCCGGTTTGCTGTTTGCAACTTTGACAGTTACATTTGTCTGCGGAACTTTTGCAGTGTTCATGGTACTTTCATTTGTATATTTTTTAAGCAGGAGAAGACAGAAAAGAATATTGGAAAAACTGGATAAAGAGGAAGACGATATGTAATATGCAGCATATATCCTCCCCTTTCTTCAATCAATCTTTCAGGTTATTGTTTACCTCTGACGACAACCTGAATTTTAATTTTTCTATTTTTAAGTAGGATTTTGAAAGTATCTTTGGCCAGCATCTAACATAATCCATTATCTTATCAAAAGATAATATGGAGAAACCAGTTTCTGAAATTTTGCGAATTAAATATTTATGCTCGTATTTTGCAAGAATACCCAATTCTTCTTCTGTAAATTCAATAATTTCAGTGTCATCCATGCTGGATACGGAGATTAAGTCATAGTAGACTTCGTATAGCATGTCAGGAATAAGCTTTATATTGTCTCTAATAAATTTCTTTTGTACCTTGTCGAGTTTTTTCCAGCACTCGTCGGGATTGAGACTCAAATTGTCCATGCCTTTCTGTATTAAAATGTAGTTATAATTAAAGTCTATAGAGAGTTCATCGATTTTCTCATTGAAAAATTCTTCTCTCATTAAATGGCGATAAAACTCATCCTCGTCAACATGCAGTCTTAATTGATCTTTAGGCGGCAGACAGGATTGCTCCCATTTTTTTGAATTTGTCAGTCGACTCATTTCCAGTATTGCTTCCATGGATCTTGATTCATGCTTATATGTGCTTATTTTCAAGAGTGCCCGTAATACGCCTCTGTCTATCTGAGCTTCTCCTCTTTCATTTATGAGATGAGGTACTTTGCGTTCCATAAGGGATCTCAGCAGCATTGCCCTTCGGATAATGAACAGCTGATCACGCCGTTCATCTGTCTGATTGAGACCCAGGGTATTTACATAGCCTCTCAGTCTGCTTATGAAATCAGGACCTTTTGCACTTTCAAATTCTCTGTTGAATTGCTTATATTCAGTTTCATC
Proteins encoded in this region:
- the vanR gene encoding VanR-ABDEGLN family response regulator transcription factor codes for the protein MSINILVVDDEQSIADLIEVYLKNEGFTIYKFYNGQDALRCVESEQLELAILDVMLPDIDGFTLCRKIRESNNFPIIMLTAKEEEIDKITGLTLGADDYITKPFRPLELVARVKAQLRRFTKYNSAEPNQEEHLIAFSGLVLDMDTHECTLNEKKLSLTPTEFSILWVLCSNCGRVVSSEELFHEVWKDKYFTNSNNTVMVHIRHLREKMHDSAEHHKYIKTVWGVGYKIEK
- a CDS encoding flavodoxin family protein, encoding MGNKILVVYYSLEGNTKLIAEAISKAVSGDALEIKPQNDIDPNSKMRYLIGGKKSVTREKPELLSYDIKSEEYDVLFIGTPVWAWNFAPAMRSFFARTSLRHKKIALFSCNGGNNGKTFENMM
- a CDS encoding D-alanyl-D-alanine carboxypeptidase family protein, with product MVQKEKMENSKIYILVIFLLMAVIVAGVYKFIITSENKNIFKIEPDSTVSISPDKLNSPNVILIRLKDHAILMQKNSEEKIYPASLTKIMTAVVAIENLSDLNEEIRLTKSTFQGLYKADASMTGFQPGEKVSTIDLLYGALLPSGAESCIGLADQIAGSEQGFVTMMNRKAADLGMDNTHFENATGLHNENHYTTIKDLAILLNYALKNDTFREIFTSSRHSTQPTNKHPGGITFYSTLFQELNNQNIIGGEILGGKTGYTDEAGLCLASFAKVGRQEYILISAGAKGNHNSQQYNITDALAVYNSIGK
- a CDS encoding VanZ family protein, coding for MFIIIVSITCFIGTLPFLIPYHILLTSQSKKTGRKLSIEHIIIVYIFVYYLTGVLSFTGIASIGDIVRNSFGIITPKGLNISPDEINLIPFRWIAENARPYMENILLFIPLGFMLPCIWKKYEVLWKTALSGVTFSFIIELSQLFNRRITDIDDLLMNTLGALIGWVTFRLLKKYLSKLQDRISIQSTNTGKIPLLLHEEACFYMAIAFAGMLFVFYPFLIPLLQFVFKIRVNI
- a CDS encoding transposase yields the protein MRKIDKSIDFNFIYDEVEELYSDFGRTSIDPVVLIKIVLIQYIFGILSIRQTVRDIQDLPTFNKNYERRFKNTEIFTNIFVKILETVEKEGFLVPEQVYIDSTHIKASGKQEKIQKS
- a CDS encoding FlxA-like family protein; the protein is MMIGSVSTRSFFNEGTVKSQNNMYDAEIKSLQDQKTQIQKQIDQIKSGSANTQIKEQLISALKEQMEQIDSQIQQKQMERFQQQKTNGDNENSNQVNADNAMDKNGTHDDYLLMDMAASYKSIKKVGGIKTSLESSAAVLREEANLDEGRDKFHHAGKQIAEKRAKANENIAHSNTLNSEISKQSSRIDEDIKYTVEYKDDLTYGSNIENENDIKSDDGKVNGSRNLEKMDKKSLDTLA
- a CDS encoding IS30 family transposase translates to MSKFFIYEARLDLQKYLKEGLSFKEIARRMGKDPTTISREVRKYSSEVATGYPGFPFNACKNRFNCRLKSICGKDCSRKSVTYCKLCSSCNTNCKEYIEEICTAKYRVPYVCNGCEAIGKCTLMKSIYDAEHAHIKAHEKISNSRSGLCVSENEISRLNRIISPLIQNGQSVNQIYINHQDELMCSEKTIYNYIDACLFDIRNIDLPRKVRFRERYKKPEFKVDKGCRISRNYKDFETFINKNPDTAIVQMDSVMGVKGGKCLLTIHFVDCSLMLASLRDANTSKSVTDVFNHLDKILGQELFSELFPIILTDNGSEFSNPKAIEYRDRFPFLRTHIFYCDAGSPYQKGAIEVNHELIRRVLPKGSSFNELTQDDINLMMNHINSYKRKKLNKRSPYETFSFYHGEEVLHKLGCYPVAAGDIMLKLALLKK
- a CDS encoding group II intron maturase-specific domain-containing protein, translated to MSVEFRAIKLKQIIIGWMNCFKLADMKSTLKTLDKWLRKRIRLCCWKQWKKIKTKYDNLKRLGIDEYKAWEYAIQEKAIGGYPKPYFVQNTI
- a CDS encoding alpha-hydroxy-acid oxidizing protein codes for the protein MNYKDVLKNARENLEGSCRVCPVCNGNACAGEVPGMGGKGTGDSFKENFDALGRYKLNMRVIHNAKNPDTSIELFRRKMDIPVLAAPVSGTTLNMGGKFTEEEYISWVIGGCLDGGIYPIVGDTAVDSFLITNLEKLKQYNGNGIAVIKPWENKNVISKIKIAEEAGVFAVGMDIDAAGLITLALHGKPVGPKTIEEIKEIVESTELPFILKGIMTPDEAELAVRAGVDAIVVSNHGGRVLDQTPGVAEVLPNIAKAVKGKITILADGGIRSGVDVLKMLALGADAVLIGRPFVTASFGGQREGVKLYVESLKSELKSAMVLTGCNSIRDVSSRILYSTKL
- a CDS encoding DUF6773 family protein produces the protein MRKKLIEDERIAAQRRKIQSDACGILLIVLLVSTLVQQYVFDAPFSQYAVEFVCFVGVSIYIVIRNIILGNDLYGTKNNGKKLVMVNSLVTGITITVIVGISNYIRYSEKFTPGLLFATLTVTFVCGTFAVFMVLSFVYFLSRRRQKRILEKLDKEEDDM
- a CDS encoding helix-turn-helix transcriptional regulator; the protein is MKNKRMKIARIEHDMKQEDLAKAVGVTRQTIGMIESGNYNPSLKLCISICKALDKTLDELFWEGIEE
- a CDS encoding helix-turn-helix transcriptional regulator, translated to MNYNVCIRKSIEYINSNLDKKIGLQDIAGKVFLSKFHFHRIFHAATGESVAEYIRRRRLEEAAKELVNTESKIVDIALKYQFSSQEAFTKAFKKLYGAPPRKFRKNPNNGIVFMAA
- the clpP gene encoding ATP-dependent Clp endopeptidase proteolytic subunit ClpP; amino-acid sequence: MSYVPVVVEHTHSGERSYDIYSRLLEDRIVMLNEEVTDATASVIVAQLLYLESENPDEDINFYINSPGGSTTAGMAIYDTMQYIKPDVSTICIGMAASMASFLLMAGTKGKRYALPNSEILIHQPSVYGGMQGQATDIEIHTRWLLETKKKINGIYSERTGKPIEKVEKDMERDYFMSAKEAVDYGIVDEVLSKK
- the vanS gene encoding vancomycin resistance histidine kinase VanS gives rise to the protein MVIKLKSKIDKRRNDYTKLKGKVFFQMLLITVAAAVIVYLLRHILRGQIGDRIVRYLVSAFHFQNSDAQEIYQLVIRNNMEMILFVVILIFLAVLFRFSVSWFTKYFDEISTEMDKLTEESDEEITLSPELDFMENKLNQIKSNLEKQKKAALDAEQRKNDLVVYLAHDIKTPLTSVIGYLSLLDEAPDMPPEQKAKYVGITLEKAYRLEQLIDEFFEITRFNLQTIVLNKEKINLLFMLQQMADEFYPMLTPQGKQVSVNVPDNLILWGDADKLARVFNNILKNAIAYSHENSVIDISAGQQDKNIVITFTNKGNPIPREKLGTIFEKFFRLDTSRSTNTGGAGLGLAIAKEIVNAHGGNISVQSDTEKTVFTVVLPLIC